Within Amycolatopsis sp. cg5, the genomic segment GACAAAGGCACCGAACGGCTGGTCATCGACCTGACCGGGGTGACCTTCTTCGACTCGTCGGCACTGAACGTCCTGCTACAGGCACAAGGCCGCGCCGGCGAGCGGAAAGTCAGCCTCGCGATCGTGCCCAGCGACGCCGTGAGCCGTGTCATCGACCTGACCGGTGTCGGTGAGCATTTGACCGTTGTGCAACCGCCTGCTTCGTAACCGCACAACGGACTGGGGATCCAAATTCAATGATGGGGCGTACCCACGCCCTCACCGGCTGGTGTGCTGGCTTGGCGCTGGCACCGGCGGTGGGGGCGGGATCAGTGCACCAAGCGGTCGTTTTCGGCGCCACCACGGCGGGTTTCGCGCTGTTGCCCGATCTCGACCATCCCGGCGCGAGCGCGTCGCGGCTGTTCGGCTGGCTGACCGGGATCCTGTCCTGGGTGCTGCGCCGGGTCTCGGCGGCGCTCTACGCGCTGACCAAGGGACCGCGTGACGAGAAGGTCACCGGCACCCACCGGCACATGTCCCACACCGTGCTGTTCGCGGCCGGGCTCGGCGCGCTGACCGCGTGGGGCACCGCCAAGGGCGGGCCGTGGGCGGTGTTCGGCGTCGTCGTGTTCGGCCTGCTGCTGGCCGAAGGCGCGCTGGGTGACTGGCTGCTGCCGGTCAGCGCCGCCGCCATCGGCTGGTGGTGGTACACCGCGCCGCCCGATCACGCCGCGCAGCTCGAACAGATCACCGGCTGGCTCGGGTTCGCCGTCGCCGCGGGCTGCATCGCGCATTGCCTCGGTGACGCGCTCACCGAGTCCGGCTGCCCGTTCCTGTTCCCGCTGCCGATCGCGGGCGAGACCTGGTACGAGCTGCGGCCGCCGAAGTTCCTGCGCTTCCGCACCGGCAAGAAGGTCGAGAACCGGCTGATCTTCCCGGTCTTCGTCGTCGCGGGGATCCTGCTGGTTCCCGGTGTTTGGCAAGCGGGCGAGGCGACCTTCCAGCGGTTGTTCGTCCCGCCCGCTTCGCAGACCGCTAACCCTTGACGACGCGAAGCCAGAGGTGCCACGGATACGGGCTGACCGATCCGTCACTGTGCACGGCTTTCGGCTCGCGGACTGCCTCGATGAGCAGGCCCGACGCCTCGAACGCGTCGGTGTACCTGGTCAGCGGGTGCGTGTAGCCGGCGAAGACCATCGGGACGCCGTCGCGCTCGACCTCTTCGCGCTGGTAGGTGCCCTCGAAGTAGGTGTCGCCGACGACGAACGCGCCGTCCTCGGTCTTGCGGCCGGTGTTCGCCGGGTGCACGACCGAGATCACGAACTTGCCGTCCGGGGTCAGCACGCGGGCGGCTTCGCGGACCGCGCCCGCCATGTCGTCGATGTCCATCAACGCGTTGTAGGCGATGACGACGTCGAAACTCTCGTCCTCGAACGGAAGGTCGCACGCGTCGGCGAGCAGGTATTCGCCTTCCGGGTGCGCTTCACGGGCCGCGTCGATCAACGTCGTCGAGACGTCGATCCCGGTGACCTGATGGCCGTGCTCGGTGAGATCCCTGCTGAGCCTGCCCTCGCCGCACCCCAGGTCCAAAGTGGACTTACCGGGCGCCGGGACGAGTTTCAGGAAGTCGTCGATGTAGCGCCAATACGAGTCGAGGCCAGGTGTCCTGGTCCAGGTGATCCATTTGCGGGCGTGTTCTTCCCAGTCTTCGGCAGCGTTCCCCATGACCTGGACCATAGTGGGGAATGTGCTGGTCAGCGATCGAGTTGATGCTCTACGAGAGCCCCGCCTGACTTGGAGGACCTGGTGACCGTCGCGAAACCGGCGTTGCGTGCCGACGCGCGCCGCAACCGGGCACGCGTGCTCGAAGCGGCCGAAGAGGTCTTCGCGGCCGAGGGACTCGGCGTGCCGCTCGACGAGATCGCGCGCCGCGCCGGGGTCGGCGCGGGCACCGTCTACCGGCATTTTCCCAGCAAGGAAGCGCTGTTCCAAGCCGTCATCCTGGAGCGGATCGAGCAGTTCGCGCAGGAAGCGCGTGACCTGCTCGGGTCACCTGATCCCGGCGCCGCCTTCTTCGGGTACCTCCAGCGGGTGATCGACCAGTGCGCCCGCAACAAGGCGCTGTGCGACGCGCTCGCCGAGTCGACCGGGCTCGGTTTCAAGTCCGAAGCGGACAGCGACCTCCAAGGCGGACTCGCCGACCTGCTCGCGCTCGCGCAGTCGGCGGGCGCGGTGCGCGCCGACATCGACGTCGCCGACCTGCGCGCGCTGATCGTCGGCTGCCTCGCGATGGACCGCTACGCCGGTGGCGCCGGGCCGTCCAAGGTCGTGTTCGACGGGCTCAAGGCGTGATGGCGCAGTGAAACCAAGTACCAGACCCCGTTTGCGAAAAGACCCGCGGCGGCCACAGACAAAGCCACCCGAGTACCGAATCCGCTGGCGATGATCCCGCCGAGCAGGCTCCCGATCGGCGCGGTGCCGAACAGCAGGAACTTGATCGTCGCGTTGACGCGGCCACGCAGCCGCTCCGGCGTGATCGACTGCTGAAGGCTGACGGCCACGACGTTCGTCACGATCACGAGGTAGCTGCCGCCGAAACCGGCGATCACATAGCTGACGAGTCCCCAGCCGGGCATGGTCAGCGGGAAGAACGCCGACACCAGCCCGAAGACGAAATAGCCGAGCCTGAGCGTCTCGATTTCGCTGAACTTCGCGCTGACTCGACGCGCGGTCAGCGCGCCCGCGAGCGCGCCGAGCAGCGTGGTCGTGCTCAGCAGGCCGATCGCGGCGGGGGACAGGCCGATCTCGCGGCGCAGGAACACGACCACCAGCGCGAGGTGGATGGACTGGAACAGGCTGATCACCGCGCTGCTGACGCCCATCGCGCGCAGCAGGCGGTCGGCGAAGACCAGTTTCAGGCCTTCCGCGATCTCGCTGCGCAGACTTCGCTTGGCCGCTTCCGGGCGTGGCTCGGGTCGGTGGATACGGCGTATCCACGCCGCGGACCAGAGGAACCCGAACGCGGTGACGAGCAGCGAACCCGGACCGCCGGTCAGCTGGAACAGGAACCCGCCCGAACTCGGCCCGGCGACAGCGGCGACCGAGAGGTTCGTCTGCAGGCGGGCGTTGCCTTCGAGCAGTTCGTCGCGGGACACCAGCCGCGGCAGGTAGGTCTGATGGGCGATGTCGAAGACGACCGTCAGCATGCCGACCGCGAACACCGCCATGAGCAGGTGCCCCAGCGTCAGCACGCCGAACGCCGCGGCGAGCGGGATCGAAAGCAGGATCAGCGCACGGCCGACGTCCGCCGCGATGAGCAGCGGCCGAGTGCGCGCCCGGTCGCACCAGGCGCCGACCTGCAGGCCGAGCAGCAGGTACGCGAGCGTGTCCAGCATGCGCAGCAGCGAGACCTCGAACGCGGTCGCGTGCAACGTCTCGATGGCCAGCAACGGCACCACGAGCACGCCGACCCGGCTCCCGAACTGACTGAGCGCGTCACCGATCCACAGTCTGCGAAAGTCGATGTTCCGCAGCAGACCCCCAGCGATCATGGCATCCACGATGCCAGAGTTGAGTCGGCAAGGCTCAACTTTCGCCGGAAAGCTTAATCGAATGAGGCCGCGCGCCCGGTTGCACGCTCTGTAACAGAACTTAAGATCAAGGCGAGTAGCCGGTAGAGATCCCCAGAGGCTGAGCGAAGTTGGTCAAGCGAAGGACATAACACTCGGTAACCTCGCCTGGAGGAGGGACACCATGGCATCGAACGTGGGTTCCGTGGCCGTCGTGTGCCTCGCCGGCTTCTCCGCCGGACTCCTCGTCGCCGCCATCCTGGTCGCGAACCGGGAAAACGGCAGGCCACCGGCCCCCGTCGGCGCGGTCGTCGCGCCAACGGAGACCTCGACGCCCGCCCAGCCCGTCACGATCACCGTCACCGGCCGTCCGCCTGCCCGCCCGACGGTCACCGAAATCGTCCCCGTGCCGACGCGCTCGACGGTAACCGAGACCGTGGTCGTCACTCCGAGTGAGTCGACGACCACGACCTCGTCCTCCCCGTCGTCCTCGACGAGCGCGACCGGGCTCAACTGAGCGCGGCGAGCACCTGCGCGGCCTGGTTCCGCGCGCCGGCGGCATTCGGGTGAACCGGCGCGGCCGGGTTCGACGGCACGATCCCCTCGACCCACCGCACGCTCGCGGGCTTGCACATGTCGTGCCCGACGCTCGACTCGTAGGTGTCGACATAGACCGCGCCGACCGCCGCGGCCTGCTCGGCGAGCACGTCGTTGAGCAGCTTGGTGATGTCACGCAGATAAGGCGCGTCGCCGTCGGAGATCGGCAGGAACGGCCAGCAGTTGGTCCCGTCGTCCGGCATCAGCGTCGGATAGCCGACGAGCACGACCTTCGCCTGCGGCGACCGCGCCTTGACGCCCAGCAGCACGTTCTTCACCTTGGGCCCGACCGCGCGGACCTTGTCCCCGAGCCGGTCGTGCCCGTTGCTCGAGTAGTAGTCCTGGCACGGCGAGCCGTGCGGCTTGAACGCGCCCAGTCCCGCGCAGGTCACGACGACCTCGGCGAACGGCACATCGTTCCCGCCGATCCCGACGGTCACCAGCGACGTGTCCGCCTTGAGCCGGTCGAACTGCGGAGTGTTGAGCGGGATCTGCGCACCGGTCATGTGCTCGGTCGTCGCGCCGCCGCAGCTGGCGTCGGTGAACTTGGCGGGCTTGATGCCCTGCGCGACCAGCGACGGGTAGTTCCGGTCGGAACGGGTGCACGGCAGGTTGACCTGGTTCGGGATGAGCGAGCCGGAGGTGTACGAGTCGCCGATCGACACGTAACTGACGCCGGCGGCTTCGGCGGGAGCGGCGACGACCGCCGCCGTGATGAGCAGAGCAGGGATCACGGACAGTCGACGCACGGTGGTCTCCTCGTTGATACACCAGTCCGATAATTAACCTA encodes:
- a CDS encoding STAS domain-containing protein, whose product is MPSPEPDATTPGFTIKADAEPRVVVTGELDLLTSPQLQERLDALIDDKGTERLVIDLTGVTFFDSSALNVLLQAQGRAGERKVSLAIVPSDAVSRVIDLTGVGEHLTVVQPPAS
- a CDS encoding metal-dependent hydrolase: MGRTHALTGWCAGLALAPAVGAGSVHQAVVFGATTAGFALLPDLDHPGASASRLFGWLTGILSWVLRRVSAALYALTKGPRDEKVTGTHRHMSHTVLFAAGLGALTAWGTAKGGPWAVFGVVVFGLLLAEGALGDWLLPVSAAAIGWWWYTAPPDHAAQLEQITGWLGFAVAAGCIAHCLGDALTESGCPFLFPLPIAGETWYELRPPKFLRFRTGKKVENRLIFPVFVVAGILLVPGVWQAGEATFQRLFVPPASQTANP
- a CDS encoding class I SAM-dependent methyltransferase codes for the protein MGNAAEDWEEHARKWITWTRTPGLDSYWRYIDDFLKLVPAPGKSTLDLGCGEGRLSRDLTEHGHQVTGIDVSTTLIDAAREAHPEGEYLLADACDLPFEDESFDVVIAYNALMDIDDMAGAVREAARVLTPDGKFVISVVHPANTGRKTEDGAFVVGDTYFEGTYQREEVERDGVPMVFAGYTHPLTRYTDAFEASGLLIEAVREPKAVHSDGSVSPYPWHLWLRVVKG
- a CDS encoding TetR/AcrR family transcriptional regulator, translating into MVTVAKPALRADARRNRARVLEAAEEVFAAEGLGVPLDEIARRAGVGAGTVYRHFPSKEALFQAVILERIEQFAQEARDLLGSPDPGAAFFGYLQRVIDQCARNKALCDALAESTGLGFKSEADSDLQGGLADLLALAQSAGAVRADIDVADLRALIVGCLAMDRYAGGAGPSKVVFDGLKA
- a CDS encoding MFS transporter encodes the protein MIAGGLLRNIDFRRLWIGDALSQFGSRVGVLVVPLLAIETLHATAFEVSLLRMLDTLAYLLLGLQVGAWCDRARTRPLLIAADVGRALILLSIPLAAAFGVLTLGHLLMAVFAVGMLTVVFDIAHQTYLPRLVSRDELLEGNARLQTNLSVAAVAGPSSGGFLFQLTGGPGSLLVTAFGFLWSAAWIRRIHRPEPRPEAAKRSLRSEIAEGLKLVFADRLLRAMGVSSAVISLFQSIHLALVVVFLRREIGLSPAAIGLLSTTTLLGALAGALTARRVSAKFSEIETLRLGYFVFGLVSAFFPLTMPGWGLVSYVIAGFGGSYLVIVTNVVAVSLQQSITPERLRGRVNATIKFLLFGTAPIGSLLGGIIASGFGTRVALSVAAAGLFANGVWYLVSLRHHALSPSNTTLDGPAPPA
- a CDS encoding SGNH/GDSL hydrolase family protein, with the protein product MRRLSVIPALLITAAVVAAPAEAAGVSYVSIGDSYTSGSLIPNQVNLPCTRSDRNYPSLVAQGIKPAKFTDASCGGATTEHMTGAQIPLNTPQFDRLKADTSLVTVGIGGNDVPFAEVVVTCAGLGAFKPHGSPCQDYYSSNGHDRLGDKVRAVGPKVKNVLLGVKARSPQAKVVLVGYPTLMPDDGTNCWPFLPISDGDAPYLRDITKLLNDVLAEQAAAVGAVYVDTYESSVGHDMCKPASVRWVEGIVPSNPAAPVHPNAAGARNQAAQVLAALS